From the genome of Solanum dulcamara chromosome 12, daSolDulc1.2, whole genome shotgun sequence:
TCAAAGCAAGATATCCTTCTTATGCTTTCTGGAATTTTAGTGAATATTTTAGTCACTGGGGTCTGGTGTCCAGGATATCTGCTTGTAACTTTATTTGCTGCACATTTGGATTAAGGAATGCTTGTTAGTTGTTATAGCCATGActttgagcccgtttggatgggcttaaaaaaagtaacttttatgtatgaagtacttttagaactttgaagtgctgaaagttatttttataaataagcagttgagtgtttggataaaagtgcttatgttgaaaataagtgtttgaattttagggttaaaagaataaaaatggtagtttgggaatttagttaaaatataagggatataaaagtaatttccatggtcaaacaaaatagCTTTAagcatttagaaaaaaaaaagttagaaatcctaacttttcatttttgactgactttaagaactttatggcttaaagttaggattaggcaaacacgtccaaaagctaaaaaagggctttaagttggttttgaccaacttaaagccaatccaaacgggctctttctcatctattgctttcAGAAGAGAAATATATGTAAATTGCTGCACGGaaactttttttatttgaacTGGTAAAAGCTAATTGCTGCAGTTATACTTGCTAAAGGTTATTGGTTTTATACCTACAGACCTTAACTCTGagaaatcatatctataggCGCCTCTTGTAGACACCGTTTCTGATGGCCATCACCTGAACAGGCAGAGTTGGACCTACATTTAGGATGAAGAACATCTAGTTATTTTATTCTCTTAAGGGGCTAAGTTTTACATTACCATACCAAGCATAGAAGAAGTAGAACcttattattgatagtgtgtATTCTCAGTTTACCTTTTGTTCCTTAGGATGTTGCTTATTTCATCATTGAGGCATGATAACTTTACGGGAGCTTCTTCTTCGTCTCTCCTGATATCTTTTAAATCTTGCAGCTTCTCTTGTTACCCCAACCACCATTCAGACCAATATATTACACATTGGTTATCATTGATTTATGCAAGGTAATCCATTACCTTCTTGGAGTTGTAAGCTAATTACATATATGTTTCATAAAATTCCTATCAACTGTTGCggaactcaaaatttccatttCAAGATGTTTCCACTAATTAGTCCTCTTGATTGCGTGTTTCTCGTTTTAGGCTTTGCCAGGGGCCTTTCCGGCAGTAATAGCTGGAGCTGTCCGTGCTCTTTTTGATAAAATAGCAGATCTAGATATGGAATGCCGGACACGTCTTATCCTTTGGTTCTCACATCATTTGTAAGTTGAAATACTACAGTTTTGAGGGATGTTCCATTATTCACAGCAAGCTCTTGTTGTTAACAGTTAGGCCAGTAATGGCTCATTGCTTTCATGAAGAGTTTACTTGATGTTGCTCAAGTGGCATACTATGGTTACTTATTGGTGTTTTAAGCTTATTTGCGGTAGTTAGTGTTAATTCTGAATTAACTGTTACCTTCTACCTCTTTTGATGTTGAAGTGTGTGATCATCTTTAGATGAGATGGTCACACATTCAACATGGTATCGTAGCTAGATCTATTCCAATTCATGGTTTGCtggatgttatgccccatatTATATTGTCCACGCTCCAGATGTCTAGTCTTGGGTGTGCGAGGGGGTGTTGAAGTCCCACATCAGTTACGAAAATTGACCTCCTTATGTAGTCCTGGGCATTCCTCACCTCTGGAGCTTGATTTGGGGGTTTAGTTAGTCCTAAGATCTATCTTTTAACTTGGTATAGAGTAGGTAGAGGTTCTGGGTTCGAGTCTCACTACCAGGCTCCAGCcattagaaaaaaatgaaagacaATTTCCATGTGCTTGACTCATGAAAAAGAATTAAGCCTGGAAGTGAGGGGGCGTGCTGAagagattattaaatatttaaaaagtgtGCTCTCTAACAACTTAAGAATTTAGATGTGATGGTCACACTCTTTAACAATTGAGTCATGTTTATGTACAAACAATGAGATCACTCTGTTTGAAATGTGTTGCAGGTCAAACTTTCAATTTATCTGGCCATGGGAAGAATGGGCACATGTGTTAGATCTCCCAAAATGGGCTCCACAACGTGTGTTTGTTCAAGAGGTTTTGGAAAGGGAAGTCCGTCTTTCATATTGGGACAAAATCAAGCAGGTATCTGGTTACATTGTTGAAATACGAGCTTATTGCAGATTGTTTTTGAGTTAATTTTGTCATTTAAGTTCCTCAAATGAGTAATACCACACTAATGGGGTGCTGATACTTGTATTTGACAAATCCAAAGACTGAATTGCATGAAGTAATAGTGAATAATCTGTATTCTATGATACTAATGTTACTTCTATGAGTATCAATTTAGAAGTAGATATACTGTAAGTTAAAGTAAAAGGTTTTTGCTTTTATTTGGGCTGCTTTTTGAAGTACTATTTGTACATGTTttctggaaaaatatttttaatataatcttttattttacctCTATATATCATTAGATAGTTTTTTAGATGGAGTAAACACTAGAAAGAAGTTAGTGATCTCGTCTCCTTTTTCTTGGGAGGAATTTATAATCTATTTTCTTATGCTTCTTTTAAtgcaatttattttatatttcttctttcattcaTTTTCTATAGAGCATTGAGAATGCGCCTGCATTGGAGGAGTTACTTCCGCCAAGAGGTGGACCACAATTTAAATATAGTGCGGAAGATGGTACTGATCCAACTGAGCGTGCACTTTCTTTAGAACTTAAGGACATGGTGAAAGGTAGGAAAACTGCCCGGGAAATGATTTCCTGGGTAGAAGAAAATGTTTTTCCAGCCCATGGTTTTGATATTACCCTCAGAGTTGTTGTTCAAACACTTCTTGACATTGGATCCAAAAGCTTTACTCATTTGATTACTGTCTTGGAGAGATATGGCCAAGTCATTGCAAAGATGTGTAATGATGATGATCAACAAGTTAAGCTGATTACTGAAGTAAGTTCTTACTGGCAAAACAGTGCTCAAATGACAGCTATTGCCATTGACCGGATGATGAGTTATCGGCTTATATCTAATTTGGCCATAGTGAGATGGGTTTTCTCTTCACCGAATCTTGATCAGTTTCATGTTTCTGACAGTCCATGGGAGGTAAATCACCTTATTTAACTAGTGCGAAGTCATTTACTTATGGGCATATTCATTTTCATTCTCTTCTTGAAGATTTAAGCGTATGTTCGCTTGCTAAAACTTACCCCACGTACTTTTTGCATTGATGTGCTTTGTAAGCTCTAGTTTCTAAGTAATATAGACCCCTCCAACTTGCACAGATTTTCCTTTTACACACCGTCAATACATGAGCGACATtgtacacacacatatattgTAGCTAGTACCCGATGGTTTTACCTTGGACACATTTAAGTTTGGAAGTGCATGACACGCCAATGCCAACAGGACACTTGTGATTACGTTTGAAAATTGCTAAAGAGCACTCCCTTGCTCGTAAATTTATTAGTTACAATTGACCCCATTTTTTTCTTGCAAAATTACCATCTTCCCTCTCTACCACTCCTTGCTCTACAATAGTTACGTCTTCCTCTTCTGTGACTGAACTTCCCAGGTTTACAAACAGATATAAGCTTTCTTTTTGTTCTTGTATGTCGAAGATTCGCTCTTACATCTGGTCATGCCTCCCAGTGCAATAGAAAAGTAATATGGTCAAAAGGCTTTTAGTTGGCTTATCTTGATGTCATCTTCACAGTTGGATGCATTTCTATGGTTCTTTGTTTATGTGGGTTTCTGGTCTGAAAGAGTGAATAGATGTCAATAAAAATATTGGGGTCTTTTGTCTTTTCTTGATTTGGAGGATGTGATCAAGGTTTTGGTGGTGGTAGAGGCTCGGGAGAAAGGAATGGAAGAGGGTGTGGAACTGGTATGGAGTAGGTGTAGACCACTCgatcaaaaaataagaaaatgaaaaaggttTAGACCATTTGATCAAATTTGAACCGTTGAATTCGGCTCAGATTCTTTAAATTTAGCCTTTCAGAAACTAGAAGTTATGGGAATAAACGCACCTGCTATGTGGTGAAATTGTGGGGTATTAGTTATGGATTTTGCAAGTAATGGCGTGTATAAGATTTGCCTGTGTATTTAGGGTGTGTAAAAGGAAATTCCCTAAGTTTGTATGGGGTTGGTTGGGGTGGGGGAATCGTATGAATTAGCCCTCATTTGTAAGTTGGGAACTCTTTGGGGCTCAAATGTTTTTATCCTTTCCCCTTATTGTTTTTTCCCCGTTCTGTATTTTAATGGAAACCTGTAATTTGTTGTCTTGCCTGATTATTGTGATACACAATTGGGTTCCCTCTGCATTACtagtttctttttatttttcctctCCAGCACTACTTCCGGCATTGTTATGATCTAGTTTGAGTTATGAACCATGATTAAGTGTTTTGTGGCTGTAGATCCTTAGGAATGCTGTCAGTAAGACGTATAATCGTATTTCTGATCTGAGGAAAGAGATTTCATCCCTTGAGAGAAGTGTTGTCTTGGCAGAAGGAGCTGCAGCTAGAGCCAGAGAAGAGTTAGAATCTGCCGAGTCTAAGCTGAGTATGATAGATGGGGAACCTGTTTTGGGTGAAAACCCTGTAAGAATAAAACGGCTGAAATCATATGCTGAAAAAGCAAAAGAGGAGGAGGTATCTGTTCGTGAATCTTTAGAAGCAAAGGAAGCTCTTCTTGCTCGAGCAGTTGATGAAATTGAGGTATTTTATGTTGGTCATGGATATAGATAATAAGGAAATTGACTTGTATCATATCTGAATATCTTGGATCTGGAATGAGGGTTCAAGTGCTGACAAATATATTGTTACAGGCTTTGTTTCTTTCACTGTATAAAAGCTTCTTGACTGCTTTAGCGGAACCCCTTCATGATGCATCCAGAGATGGAACCTTGCGGCCCTCTGGTCAGGCAGATGCAGATGATATGACCATTGACCGTGAAGATTCTTCAGTAATGGAGTTAGACAAGGATGACGAAAGACCAAAGAAAAGGTGATGTATCCATTAATTATACTCTTCATTCTGATGTTTCTATAGGACGAGATTTTATCTTatgttgttctttcttttggtttCCTTTTGTcctttatgatttttaaattatttctctCTTATGTGGGCGAGTTACAGCCATCCTAATGGGAGCAGAGAAAGAAATGGCTATAATCTTGATGAAAAACAGCAATGGTGTTTAACAACTCTGGGTTACCTCAAGGCCTTCACCAGGCAATATGCTTCAGAGGTAATTGCTTGTCATGTAACAATTACCATAACTGACCTATTTCTGCCTATTTTGCTCAGACTCTTTTTAAAGTGTTGATGGGTGtttgtcggatcctccaaaaacaGTGTATTTGTGGAGGATCCAAGCTACATAGATGATACCTGCTAAGACTAGTTTTGTCAGCCAAAGTGATGTGTGAGCCCTTTTCTTGTGAAAAAAATGCCTAGAGTTGTGGTGAAAAGTGAAAAGAATAGGAGGGGGTTCAAAATAATGCTAAATAGAGTGCATTAATAATtcttgtattagttatgcttgcattaattatacatagattatttcttatgcattgtgtggtttggtgtattaaaaatagcCTGTATTGcataacatatttatttacaaatatatcatccacaattatggtggaaaagatgtaaaaagGATTCTGAGGGGTAATTGGGTCTTTAACcatgctaatgcatgcattatgtctctttgcattactaatacctagaaATCCATGGTATTAATAATACACACCTTAATACACAATAGAGTGCATAAAAAAGTGTACCAAACAAGGTTTTACTAATACACAtagctaatgcatgcattatttttgtcaatacaCTCTATCAAACGACCCAAGAGAATCCAATAACTGCAGCTACTTAAAGTGTGCTGCAACCTGCAACATAACTGTTACAATTTGTTAGCCTGGTTTTTGTTTAATTTGTTTGGTGATGTACAGATATGGCAGCATATTGAGAAGTTGGATGCGGAGGTACTAACTGAAGATACTCATCCTCTGGTTCGAAAAGCTATATACTGTGGCCTGCGAAGACCTTTGGATGAATGATTTATAACGTTGCcagtttctttttattttcttcttttgcttGTTCCTGATGAGTTTTGTTGGTGTATCATGAGTATTAGATTTTGTTATGTAGATCAGATGTTCAATGTAGAAATAGTTGGAGCAAAAACAAACAAGAGTATTAggaaaaatcatgttttattcATACTATTGAATTCGTTTCGTTTAATGATATGGAAACTGGTTCACCCTTATGTCTTAGCATTTTTGGTGATCTTCGCTCAAATGTAATTCTCtgtctttattttcttaagaacccaaatttttattaatttgattaaaTCATGACATAAACGAACAAAGACGATGAAATAGTAGCCAGGTACGAGACCAACATAGTATGAGACAGTGCCTACAAGTAATTAGAGTAATTATAAGATGCAGATGGATGCTACATCATTAGTGACCGCACCACAAGTACACGGCGTGGCTATAAATTTGAGTAGTCTCATGTATTTTCGTTAATTTTGTCACAATTTTTTTGTGTGACATTTATTCGTAGCCTATCGTAGTTTGAAGACTATTATCCTATACATAGTTTATGTCTGAGATTATATATGTCTAAGAAACATAATTGGGATCGTTTGGTTGGAAAGAAGTTATccaaaaattatttgtgaaaCGACTGTATTTCATTTTTCAAATCAGTATTTGGTAGGTACTTATGTCATAAAAACCAAATGGACTTATTTTGGGCTTTTCCAGATCCAGCCCATTAAATAGAGCACTGAATGCTAAAAACAGCCGTCTTCCGTCTCTGTCTCCGGCACTGTCCAACAAGTTAGCTTTGATAAAAGTCTCGGCTCTTCTCTCGCAGCTTTCAATCTTCTCAGAGTTTAGGGTTTATCAGAATTTTTCCTTGAAGCCCAAAAAACAGTTACCCTAATTGAGCTCTGTATACAATGGAATACGAAGAAGCTCAGGTGGATCAAAACTTCCCCTTATTCTCCCGGAAAACTAAACCAACCACCAGAAAATCCCTTCCTGCTCCAACCTCCATTGACGAAAACCCCAAGAAGCTTGACAAGGAGACCAACTCTAGTCCCACCCCTAGTCACATCACCTTCTCCGACTTAGGCCTCGCCGGGTGGGCTGTCCAGACCTGTAATGAACTGGGTATGAAGAAGCCCACGCCGGTGCAACACCACTGCATTCCCAGAATACTCTCCGGACAGGATGTGTTGGGCTTAGCTCAGACCGGTAGCGGAAAAACAGCAGCATTTGCATTGCCCATTCTTCACCGTCTAGCTGAAGATCCATATGGAGTGTCCTGTCTTGTGGTTACTCCGACACGGGAGCTTGCTTTTCAACTTGCCGAGCAGTTTAGGGCTCTGGGATCCTGCTTGAATTTGCGGTGTGCCGTGATTGTGGGAGGAATGGATATGATAAACCAGACCAAGACTCTGATGCAAAGACCCCATGTGGTGATAGCAACTCCCGGAAGGATTAAGGTTCTCATTGAACAGAATCCTGATATTCCCCCAATTTTCTCCAGAACTAAGGTATAAAAGCTCTTTTCAATTCTGATGTAATTATTTTCTGCATCGAGATACTATAATGTGAGGTCAATGGAGGATTTCTCTAGAATTCCATTATTGTAGCTAAAGAAGCTTTTCTTGagaggaaagaaaaaaatgtagaTGAACTAATGAACAAGGTTCAAAGGGTACATTTTTAAGGAGATTCCATTTAAAGGTGTCTGTCGAAAGATTTGGATAATTAGTGCACTTTCACAGTACTGAAATGCCCAGAATGTATCCTTTCCATTTGTGAACTCTTATCTGTATGTTGCCTTTCAGTTCCTCGTCTTGGATGAAGCAGATAGAGTTCTAGATGTAGGGTTTGAAGGGGAGTTAAGAGCAATCTTTCAGTGCTTGCCGAAGAGTCGACAAACTCTTCTGTTTTCTGCAACAATGACTAGCAACCTACAGACGCTACTTGAGCTCTCTGCAAACAAGGCATATTTCTATGAAGCATACGAGGGATTCAAGACTGTAGAATCACTTAAGCAGCAGTACATTTTTATTCCCAAAAACGTGAAGGATGTCTATCTGCAATACATTTTATCCAAAATCAAAGATATAGGTGTTCGCTCTGCAATCATTTTTGTTTCCACCTGCAGGTAGAATTTTTTCTGAAACCCTACAGACTCAATttactaattaaatttttattctgTAGTCATACAATAGACTAAAGCTATGGTGGATATAGAAAGATGTTCTCAATAAAGAAGTCTTAGTTCTATCTCAGGAGATCTTTTCTTGAGTATTATTCAACTTTAAGCTGGCATTCACCTGCAAAACAACAAGAAAGCAAAAGTAAAGGATTACCATGAGGGTTATCTTGTCAatccaaataaatattgaacAGTCACATGCTTTATTTGGGTGCTTTGAGTAGCTTGCATGTATGATAGGGTAATCAAAGTATTATCTCTCAACATT
Proteins encoded in this window:
- the LOC129877850 gene encoding nuclear cap-binding protein subunit 1, which translates into the protein MSSWRSLLLRLGEKCPEYAGNADFKDQIDSCHSVVRREIEHSGDDVFPFLLQCAEQLPHKIPLYGTLIGLLNLENEEFVRKLVESAQINLQDALEIGQCNRIRILMRFLTVLMCSKVIQPSALVVVFESLLSSAATTVDEEKGIPSWQARADFYITCILSCLPWGGAELVEQVPEEIERVMVGVEAYLSIRRRVSDAGVSVFEDIEETNNAVNEKDFLEDLWSRVQDLSNRGWKLDSVPRLHLSFEAQLVAGKSHDLSPVSCPEQPGPPGALSGIAFGRQKHEAELKYPQRIRRLNIFPSNKTEDLQPIDRFVVEEYLLDVLFFLNGCRKECAAYMVGLPVPFRYEYLMAETIFSQLLLLPQPPFRPIYYTLVIIDLCKALPGAFPAVIAGAVRALFDKIADLDMECRTRLILWFSHHLSNFQFIWPWEEWAHVLDLPKWAPQRVFVQEVLEREVRLSYWDKIKQSIENAPALEELLPPRGGPQFKYSAEDGTDPTERALSLELKDMVKGRKTAREMISWVEENVFPAHGFDITLRVVVQTLLDIGSKSFTHLITVLERYGQVIAKMCNDDDQQVKLITEVSSYWQNSAQMTAIAIDRMMSYRLISNLAIVRWVFSSPNLDQFHVSDSPWEILRNAVSKTYNRISDLRKEISSLERSVVLAEGAAARAREELESAESKLSMIDGEPVLGENPVRIKRLKSYAEKAKEEEVSVRESLEAKEALLARAVDEIEALFLSLYKSFLTALAEPLHDASRDGTLRPSGQADADDMTIDREDSSVMELDKDDERPKKSHPNGSRERNGYNLDEKQQWCLTTLGYLKAFTRQYASEIWQHIEKLDAEVLTEDTHPLVRKAIYCGLRRPLDE
- the LOC129877081 gene encoding DEAD-box ATP-dependent RNA helicase 36, with product MEYEEAQVDQNFPLFSRKTKPTTRKSLPAPTSIDENPKKLDKETNSSPTPSHITFSDLGLAGWAVQTCNELGMKKPTPVQHHCIPRILSGQDVLGLAQTGSGKTAAFALPILHRLAEDPYGVSCLVVTPTRELAFQLAEQFRALGSCLNLRCAVIVGGMDMINQTKTLMQRPHVVIATPGRIKVLIEQNPDIPPIFSRTKFLVLDEADRVLDVGFEGELRAIFQCLPKSRQTLLFSATMTSNLQTLLELSANKAYFYEAYEGFKTVESLKQQYIFIPKNVKDVYLQYILSKIKDIGVRSAIIFVSTCRSCQLLGLLLEELEIDAAALHSYKSQSLRLSALHKFKSGQVPILVATDVASRGLDIPTVDLVVNYDIPRYPQDYVHRVGRTARAGRGGLAVSFVTQNDVDLIHEIEAVLGKQLEKFDCKENEVLDDISKVYKAKRVASMKMMDDGFEEKAESRKAQKQKMQNERKGRNKKQKRERVAEV